Proteins from a genomic interval of Lusitaniella coriacea LEGE 07157:
- a CDS encoding PAS domain S-box protein — protein MMSIQLLKRLALKVLPNVPLQALLIIPFAVQIAVVVGLTGYLSYRNGQQAVKDVANQLSQEIAEHLEDRLYAYLQTPQLINALNANAIALGQLNFNDYPLLERHFWQQTQLFETASLIYAGNEQGDFVGVERQPDGTIIFKRTNPPGSRRRLLYTLEDEGNRGQQLPVDFYNSQTRPWYGTTIKNKEARWSPIYLWANADELGITAVRAIETQNEQWVLGVDLRLTDISRFLRTLEMGESGKAFILEESGKLVATSSEGKPFRIGQNQAIERIQGTESREPLIRAASKTLIDTASLKGETQIPIDFEFQGERQFLQVYPLRDELGLDWSIAVVVPESDFTAKIRENNRTTLLLCLGALGLAIALGIVTSRWISRPILRLSRAAEALSKGKWQQTVALDMTRRDELGVLARAFNGMSEQLRQSYENLERKVSERTHALQQEIQERIAVETALRESEEKFATTFRCLPHSLAITRFQDGVYLEVNENFLEATGYPKEDILGRRVGEIQFWRDRQDRHRIARTLRKAGVIYNYEFQFCTQSGEVRTALLSSEMIQIGGEECLISVVNDITERKGLEEALLRSRQFLDKIVENIPLAVFAKDTNNELRNVLWNRASEEIFGIPKNEAIGSNVYDLHPRHQADFFHTQDLSAIAQTLETPEELFDTPNRGTILLKTLKLPLRDPQGNTTHLLCISEDITERKRAEAALQKQFERELLLKHITEEIRSSLEIETIFQTTVNQIGQAFGVNRCLIHTYITQPAPKMPCVAEYFEIACSSQSWKEIQVQGNAYAQLLLAQDKAIASDDIDTDPLLARDREFCHQLGIKSLLAIRTSYQGKPNGIISAIQCDRVRNWSEDEIELLEAVAAQVGIAIAQGQLLEQEKQSSAELARQNTALAQAKQAADVANRAKSEFLANMSHELRTPLNAILGFSQLMAKNPNFASGAKELGIINRSGEHLLNLINDILEMSKIEAGKITYDETAFDLHHLLNTAIELFQLKAKSKGLQLILERDRAVPQFVRTDENKLRQVLINLLGNGIKFTQTGGVTLQLSVISQQSSVSKEPGEPENSAVILHFAVEDTGVGIATEELERLFDPFVQTESGRKSQQGTGLGLSISRKFVQLMGGELAARSKLGEGSAFEFEIPVAIARKAEIPPQTQTQRVRCLAPNQPQYRVLVVEDIVENRLLLSQILQSVGFEVIEAKNGLDAIAQWQTHSPHLIWMDLRMPVLNGIKATQRIRERERQNSTPPTKIIAITASAMEEERAALLAAGCDDFVRKPVKESLILEKMKQHLNLRYLYDSEPSPEKTKPANSSLNPASFKIMPAQWVARLHQAAVSGDDMLALQLLQEIPEDRADFARTLTELIENFRLDRIGDLTAEIVPR, from the coding sequence ATGATGTCGATTCAACTTCTGAAGCGTTTGGCACTCAAAGTTTTACCCAACGTTCCGCTACAAGCGTTGCTAATTATTCCGTTTGCCGTTCAAATTGCGGTGGTGGTGGGACTGACGGGGTATTTGTCCTATCGCAACGGACAACAGGCAGTGAAGGATGTTGCCAATCAATTGAGTCAAGAAATTGCCGAGCATTTGGAGGATCGCCTCTATGCTTATTTACAAACGCCTCAACTGATTAATGCACTCAATGCTAACGCGATCGCGCTCGGTCAACTCAACTTTAATGATTATCCCCTCCTAGAGCGTCATTTTTGGCAGCAAACGCAACTGTTTGAAACCGCGAGCCTAATTTATGCTGGCAACGAGCAGGGGGATTTTGTTGGGGTCGAACGTCAACCGGATGGGACGATTATTTTCAAACGCACCAACCCTCCCGGAAGCAGACGGCGCTTGCTTTACACTCTTGAGGATGAGGGCAATCGGGGACAACAGTTGCCTGTGGATTTCTACAATTCTCAAACGCGCCCGTGGTATGGCACCACAATAAAGAATAAGGAGGCACGGTGGAGTCCGATCTATTTATGGGCAAACGCGGATGAGTTGGGAATTACCGCCGTTCGCGCGATTGAAACTCAAAACGAGCAATGGGTGTTGGGGGTGGACTTGCGCCTCACGGATATCAGCCGGTTCCTGCGAACGCTGGAAATGGGGGAATCGGGGAAAGCGTTCATTTTGGAGGAGTCGGGGAAACTCGTCGCGACTTCTAGCGAGGGGAAACCGTTTAGAATCGGTCAAAACCAAGCCATCGAACGCATTCAGGGAACCGAAAGTCGGGAGCCGTTGATTCGTGCTGCATCGAAAACATTAATTGACACGGCTTCTCTGAAGGGGGAGACTCAAATTCCCATCGATTTTGAGTTTCAGGGGGAACGGCAATTTCTTCAAGTTTATCCTCTTAGAGATGAATTAGGATTGGACTGGTCGATCGCGGTTGTGGTTCCAGAATCCGATTTTACGGCAAAAATCCGCGAAAATAACCGCACGACGCTACTGTTATGTTTGGGCGCGTTGGGACTCGCGATCGCGCTCGGAATTGTCACCAGTCGCTGGATTAGCCGCCCCATTTTGCGTTTGAGTCGCGCCGCAGAAGCGCTATCTAAGGGCAAATGGCAACAAACCGTTGCTCTCGATATGACTCGTCGCGATGAATTGGGAGTTTTGGCGCGCGCTTTTAATGGGATGAGCGAACAGTTGCGCCAGTCTTACGAAAACCTCGAACGGAAAGTTTCAGAACGCACCCACGCCTTACAGCAGGAAATTCAAGAACGAATTGCGGTAGAAACTGCACTGCGGGAATCGGAAGAGAAGTTTGCGACGACGTTTCGTTGTTTGCCTCACTCCCTCGCGATTACGCGCTTTCAGGATGGGGTTTATTTGGAGGTGAATGAAAACTTTCTCGAAGCCACGGGGTACCCCAAGGAGGATATTTTAGGTCGTCGGGTGGGGGAAATACAGTTTTGGCGCGATCGCCAAGATCGCCATCGTATTGCGCGAACTCTTCGCAAGGCGGGGGTTATTTATAACTATGAGTTTCAATTTTGTACCCAATCTGGGGAGGTAAGAACCGCACTTCTCTCTTCAGAGATGATTCAAATTGGCGGCGAGGAATGCCTGATTTCCGTGGTGAACGATATTACCGAACGCAAAGGTTTAGAAGAGGCGTTACTACGATCGCGCCAATTTCTGGACAAGATTGTAGAAAACATTCCCCTGGCGGTTTTTGCCAAGGATACTAATAACGAGTTGCGCAACGTGTTGTGGAATCGCGCCAGCGAGGAGATTTTTGGCATTCCAAAGAATGAGGCAATTGGGAGTAATGTTTACGATCTTCACCCTCGCCATCAGGCAGATTTTTTCCACACTCAAGATTTAAGCGCGATCGCGCAAACTCTTGAAACCCCCGAAGAACTCTTCGACACGCCAAACCGAGGCACGATCCTCTTAAAAACCCTAAAACTTCCCCTGCGCGATCCCCAAGGCAATACCACGCACCTGTTGTGTATTTCCGAAGATATCACCGAGCGAAAACGGGCAGAAGCAGCACTGCAAAAGCAATTCGAGCGAGAATTATTACTCAAACATATCACTGAAGAAATTCGCTCTAGTTTGGAGATCGAAACCATTTTCCAAACGACTGTCAACCAAATCGGACAAGCTTTTGGGGTCAATCGCTGCTTGATTCATACTTATATTACTCAACCCGCACCGAAAATGCCTTGCGTGGCGGAATATTTTGAAATCGCCTGTTCCTCCCAGTCCTGGAAGGAAATTCAAGTTCAGGGAAATGCTTACGCACAATTGCTTTTAGCTCAGGATAAGGCGATCGCGTCCGATGATATAGATACCGATCCGCTTTTGGCACGCGATCGCGAATTTTGTCACCAGTTGGGAATCAAATCCTTACTCGCCATTCGCACTTCCTATCAAGGGAAACCCAATGGGATTATTAGCGCCATTCAATGCGATCGCGTCCGGAATTGGAGTGAAGATGAAATTGAACTCCTTGAAGCCGTCGCCGCACAGGTGGGGATCGCGATCGCGCAAGGACAACTTCTCGAACAAGAAAAGCAAAGTAGCGCCGAACTCGCACGACAAAATACCGCTCTCGCACAAGCCAAACAAGCCGCAGATGTGGCAAATCGCGCGAAAAGCGAATTTCTCGCCAATATGAGCCACGAATTGCGCACGCCCCTCAATGCTATTCTCGGTTTCAGTCAATTAATGGCAAAAAATCCAAATTTTGCATCGGGAGCTAAGGAATTAGGCATTATTAATCGCAGTGGCGAACATTTGCTCAATTTAATTAACGATATTCTCGAAATGTCGAAAATCGAGGCGGGAAAAATAACCTACGACGAAACTGCCTTCGACCTCCATCACCTCCTCAACACCGCGATCGAACTTTTCCAACTCAAAGCCAAATCAAAAGGGTTACAGCTCATTCTAGAGCGCGATCGCGCAGTTCCCCAATTCGTCCGCACCGATGAAAATAAACTGCGTCAGGTCTTAATTAATTTACTCGGCAATGGGATTAAATTCACCCAAACCGGAGGCGTGACGTTACAGTTATCAGTTATCAGTCAACAGTCATCAGTCAGCAAAGAACCTGGAGAACCAGAGAATTCTGCTGTAATCCTACACTTTGCAGTAGAAGATACGGGGGTGGGGATTGCAACCGAAGAACTCGAACGCTTATTCGATCCTTTCGTGCAAACGGAAAGCGGGCGCAAATCCCAACAAGGGACGGGGTTAGGACTCTCCATTAGCCGCAAATTCGTTCAACTGATGGGGGGCGAACTTGCCGCGCGATCTAAACTGGGAGAAGGCAGTGCCTTTGAATTTGAAATTCCCGTCGCGATCGCGCGAAAAGCAGAAATCCCCCCCCAAACCCAGACTCAGCGCGTGCGATGCCTCGCTCCCAACCAACCCCAGTATCGCGTGTTAGTTGTAGAAGATATCGTAGAAAATCGCCTCCTCCTTTCTCAAATCCTCCAATCCGTTGGTTTTGAAGTCATTGAAGCAAAAAATGGTTTAGACGCGATCGCGCAATGGCAAACCCACTCCCCACACCTCATCTGGATGGATCTGCGAATGCCCGTTCTCAACGGGATTAAAGCCACCCAAAGAATTCGAGAACGAGAACGCCAAAACTCCACCCCCCCCACCAAAATCATCGCCATCACCGCCAGCGCAATGGAAGAGGAACGCGCCGCACTCCTCGCCGCCGGATGCGATGACTTCGTTCGCAAACCCGTCAAGGAATCCCTAATCTTAGAGAAAATGAAACAGCACTTAAACCTTCGCTATCTCTACGATTCAGAACCTTCCCCCGAAAAAACAAAGCCGGCAAACTCTTCCCTCAATCCCGCTTCTTTTAAAATCATGCCTGCCCAATGGGTTGCTCGACTCCATCAAGCTGCCGTTAGCGGAGATGATATGCTTGCCCTGCAACTCCTGCAAGAAATTCCCGAAGATCGCGCAGACTTTGCCCGCACTCTCACCGAACTGATCGAGAACTTCCGTCTGGATCGAATCGGCGACTTAACCGCAGAGATCGTTCCCAGGTAA
- a CDS encoding hybrid sensor histidine kinase/response regulator codes for MTSVPPSDSLADILIADDTPDNLRLLSVMLVEGGYKVRKAINGVRALQAVGVVAPDLILLDIAMPEMDGYEVCRTLKENSETADIPVIFLSASHEAIDKVMAFELGAADYISKPFDVQEVLVRVETHLKVRQLKKQLQAQNAQFSRELSDRVAAEAPLQTLNNDLESRLENLSAELQSVQKERDRLEAKLRASHQKEREFTGQRDRFLNILSHELRTPLNGILGHLPTILDDLCDSHEEERELLQQANDSALQLLGTIENLLEIASLKVERIALSLKPINLNACLKDAIAPFLPRIQHKQLQLIEQNLDRAIVIQADREKLKKAFQHLLDNAIKFTERGTITISTRQDSRAIVTIQDTGIGIDPTWQHKIFEPFAMVEDSRTRLHRGTGLGLTISKHLIDLMGGELSVVSAGRNLGTIVTISFPLPQ; via the coding sequence ATGACCTCAGTTCCCCCTTCCGATTCCCTCGCCGATATTTTAATTGCAGACGATACGCCCGATAATTTGCGTCTGTTGTCCGTCATGCTCGTTGAGGGGGGCTATAAAGTCAGAAAAGCGATTAATGGCGTTCGGGCATTACAAGCGGTTGGCGTTGTTGCCCCAGACCTCATTTTGCTCGATATTGCCATGCCAGAAATGGACGGTTATGAAGTGTGCCGAACCTTGAAGGAAAACTCAGAAACCGCCGACATTCCCGTCATTTTTTTGAGTGCGTCCCACGAAGCCATTGATAAAGTTATGGCCTTTGAGCTGGGGGCAGCCGATTACATTTCTAAGCCCTTTGACGTTCAGGAAGTCCTAGTACGGGTTGAAACCCACTTAAAGGTACGGCAACTCAAAAAGCAACTGCAAGCCCAAAATGCTCAATTTAGCCGGGAACTGAGCGATCGCGTGGCAGCCGAAGCCCCCCTGCAAACCCTCAATAATGACTTGGAATCGCGCCTTGAAAACTTGAGTGCAGAATTGCAATCGGTTCAGAAAGAACGCGATCGCCTCGAAGCCAAACTGCGTGCCTCTCATCAAAAGGAACGAGAATTTACAGGGCAAAGGGATCGGTTTCTCAACATTCTCTCCCACGAACTACGCACCCCCCTTAACGGCATTCTGGGGCATTTACCCACCATTCTCGACGATCTCTGCGATTCCCATGAAGAAGAACGGGAACTACTGCAACAGGCGAACGATTCGGCACTGCAATTGTTAGGGACGATTGAGAATCTTTTGGAAATAGCCAGCCTCAAAGTTGAGAGGATAGCGCTGTCCCTCAAACCCATTAATTTAAATGCCTGTTTAAAAGACGCGATCGCGCCCTTTCTCCCCAGAATTCAGCACAAACAACTTCAACTCATCGAACAAAATCTAGATCGCGCGATCGTTATTCAAGCCGATCGAGAGAAACTCAAAAAAGCCTTCCAACACCTCCTCGACAACGCCATCAAATTCACCGAACGCGGTACGATTACAATCTCAACTCGCCAAGACTCCCGCGCGATCGTCACTATCCAAGATACGGGAATCGGCATCGATCCCACTTGGCAGCACAAAATTTTTGAACCCTTCGCAATGGTTGAGGACTCAAGAACTCGTCTGCATCGAGGGACAGGTTTAGGCTTAACGATTTCTAAGCACCTGATCGATTTGATGGGGGGGGAACTTTCTGTTGTCAGCGCGGGGCGCAATCTCGGGACGATCGTTACAATTTCCTTTCCCCTGCCTCAATAA
- a CDS encoding YbaB/EbfC family nucleoid-associated protein, with translation MNKGSGFGLGLGKMKELAEAFKKAQQVQQGAQQLQLELEQMEIEGKSEDGLVTVVLSGNQEPRGVTIAPEALDKGAEALSQLTIAAMKDAYDKSTETMRSRMEELTSGLNLPGM, from the coding sequence ATGAATAAAGGATCAGGATTCGGACTCGGTTTAGGTAAGATGAAAGAACTTGCAGAAGCGTTCAAGAAAGCGCAGCAAGTTCAGCAAGGCGCGCAACAACTCCAACTCGAACTCGAACAGATGGAAATCGAGGGTAAGAGCGAGGATGGATTGGTGACTGTCGTGCTGAGTGGCAACCAGGAACCTCGCGGGGTCACAATCGCTCCTGAAGCGCTCGATAAAGGTGCGGAAGCGCTTTCACAGTTAACGATCGCGGCGATGAAAGATGCTTACGATAAATCCACCGAAACGATGCGCTCTCGCATGGAGGAGTTAACAAGCGGGTTGAATTTGCCAGGAATGTAA
- the murB gene encoding UDP-N-acetylmuramate dehydrogenase, with the protein MTLSSNALNCDRITFYGEHRNLPPQPINLPGTDCLIRPQVSLANLTSFRVGGPAQWYVAPRRREDVQASFEWVNSRDLPLTLLGAGSNLLVSDRGIPGLTMSTRYLRSIDFDDETGRVRVGAGEPLVHLAWQAAKRGWRGLEWAVGIPGTIGGGVVMNAGAHRSCVADILESVLVLSPDGKIEELKPEDLGYSYRTSILQGDRRLVLEATFQLQPGSTRSRVMAATTNNLRQRKSSQPYHLPSCGSVFRNHDNHAAGWLIEQIGLKGYQIGGAQVAHRHANFILNCGGAKASDIFQLIRHVQEQVEHHWSLSLHPEVKLLGEF; encoded by the coding sequence ATGACGCTGTCCTCTAATGCCCTGAATTGCGATCGTATCACCTTCTATGGCGAGCATCGGAATTTGCCGCCTCAGCCTATCAATTTGCCGGGAACGGACTGTTTGATTCGTCCCCAGGTTTCCTTAGCTAATTTAACCTCTTTCCGCGTGGGGGGACCCGCACAATGGTACGTCGCACCTCGGCGACGAGAGGACGTACAAGCGAGTTTTGAGTGGGTGAATTCTCGCGATTTACCCCTGACGTTATTGGGTGCGGGTTCTAATTTGCTGGTGAGCGATCGCGGCATCCCCGGTTTGACAATGAGTACGCGCTACCTGCGCAGCATTGACTTTGACGATGAAACGGGACGAGTGAGAGTCGGTGCGGGAGAACCCCTCGTTCACCTTGCTTGGCAGGCAGCAAAGCGGGGTTGGCGAGGATTAGAGTGGGCTGTGGGGATTCCTGGAACCATTGGGGGAGGAGTGGTGATGAATGCGGGAGCGCACAGGAGTTGCGTTGCGGATATCCTAGAAAGCGTTTTGGTGCTATCCCCCGATGGCAAGATTGAAGAACTCAAACCCGAAGATTTGGGTTATAGCTATCGCACGTCGATTCTCCAAGGGGATCGGCGTTTGGTATTAGAAGCCACTTTTCAATTGCAACCGGGTTCGACGCGATCGCGTGTCATGGCAGCAACCACCAACAATCTCAGGCAGCGCAAGAGTTCTCAACCCTATCACCTTCCCAGTTGCGGTAGCGTTTTTCGCAATCATGACAACCACGCTGCGGGCTGGCTGATCGAGCAGATTGGCTTGAAGGGCTATCAAATTGGCGGCGCGCAAGTCGCCCACCGCCACGCTAATTTCATTCTCAACTGCGGCGGCGCTAAAGCAAGCGATATTTTTCAGCTCATTCGTCACGTCCAAGAGCAAGTCGAACATCACTGGTCGCTATCTCTGCATCCAGAGGTTAAACTACTAGGGGAGTTTTAA
- the murC gene encoding UDP-N-acetylmuramate--L-alanine ligase: MSKTVDFRGQPFHFIGIGGIGMSALAYVLAKRKLPVSGSDLCSTHITQRLQSVGAHIFKDQEATNLDFFQSVERNVDSVAAEAVLGSSHSRRSVLAQPVPPRLPQVVCSTAISADNSEYVAARDRGCSIFHRSDILAALIKDYHSIAVAGTHGKTTTSSLIGYMLVDAGLDPTVVVGGEVNALGGNARLGESQFLVAEADESDGSLAKLAPRIGIVTNIELDHPDHYHSLDEVIATFKTFTHQCETVIGCIDCEIVRDRLQPEITYSLSPEREADYTVRNVVYGGSGTKAQVLERGTVLGEFNLRLLGEHNLANALAAIAVGRKLGLEFEAVARGLASFEGAKRRFEHRGDGGGITFIDDYAHHPSELRATLAAARLQAKDSQRVVAIFQPHRYSRTQTFLTEFATSFRDADVVVLTDIYSAGEPNVERVKGQDLAELMAQHHDCVYYEPVLETLKHFLPSVLQPGDLALFLGAGNLNQIIPHLVARYNQNDAKATHNVPG; encoded by the coding sequence ATGTCAAAGACTGTTGATTTTCGAGGTCAACCGTTCCATTTCATCGGAATTGGTGGAATTGGAATGTCAGCTCTAGCCTACGTGCTAGCCAAGCGCAAGCTGCCCGTATCGGGCTCCGATCTTTGTTCGACACATATAACTCAACGCTTGCAATCCGTTGGCGCACATATTTTTAAAGATCAAGAAGCAACCAATCTAGACTTTTTTCAATCGGTTGAAAGAAACGTCGATTCGGTTGCAGCAGAAGCGGTTCTAGGGAGCAGTCATTCGAGGCGTTCTGTCCTGGCGCAACCCGTGCCGCCAAGATTGCCTCAAGTGGTTTGCTCGACAGCAATTAGTGCTGACAATTCCGAGTATGTTGCCGCGCGCGATCGCGGCTGTTCGATTTTCCATCGTTCGGATATCTTAGCGGCATTAATTAAGGACTATCACAGTATTGCCGTTGCAGGGACTCACGGAAAAACAACAACCAGTAGTTTAATCGGCTATATGCTGGTGGATGCTGGATTAGATCCGACGGTTGTTGTTGGCGGCGAGGTCAATGCTCTGGGAGGGAATGCTCGCTTAGGAGAGAGCCAATTCTTAGTAGCAGAAGCGGATGAATCCGATGGTTCTCTGGCTAAACTCGCGCCCCGAATTGGCATTGTTACCAATATTGAACTCGATCATCCAGATCACTACCACAGTCTCGATGAGGTGATTGCAACCTTTAAGACTTTTACGCATCAGTGCGAAACGGTAATTGGGTGCATTGATTGCGAGATTGTCCGCGATCGCCTTCAACCCGAAATTACCTATAGCCTTTCCCCAGAACGAGAAGCAGACTACACAGTACGCAATGTGGTTTATGGCGGTAGCGGAACGAAGGCTCAAGTGTTGGAGAGGGGAACGGTTTTGGGAGAATTCAACCTCCGACTCCTGGGCGAACACAATCTCGCAAATGCTCTAGCCGCGATCGCGGTGGGACGGAAATTGGGTCTGGAATTCGAGGCTGTTGCTCGCGGACTCGCTTCTTTTGAAGGAGCAAAACGACGGTTTGAACATCGCGGCGACGGCGGCGGAATTACCTTTATAGACGACTACGCCCACCATCCTAGCGAACTGCGAGCCACTTTAGCAGCAGCTCGCCTGCAAGCGAAGGACTCTCAACGAGTCGTAGCAATTTTTCAACCCCATCGCTATAGTCGAACCCAAACATTTCTGACGGAATTTGCCACATCGTTTCGCGATGCCGATGTCGTCGTGCTAACCGATATCTACAGCGCAGGAGAACCCAATGTCGAACGGGTAAAGGGTCAAGACCTTGCAGAGTTAATGGCACAACATCACGACTGCGTGTATTACGAACCGGTGCTAGAAACACTTAAGCATTTTCTACCTAGCGTTTTGCAACCGGGGGATTTAGCTTTGTTCTTGGGTGCAGGAAATTTGAATCAGATTATCCCTCACTTGGTTGCTCGCTACAACCAAAATGATGCTAAAGCCACTCACAATGTTCCGGGTTAG
- a CDS encoding type I glyceraldehyde-3-phosphate dehydrogenase: MIRVAINGFGRIGRNFLRCWLGRESSQLEVVGINDTSDPRTNAHLLKYDSMLGKLDAEISADENSLTVNGKTIKCVADRNPLNLPWDAWNVDLIIESTGVFVTEEGASKHLQAGAKKVLITAPGKGGNIGTYVMGVNHHDYEHDKQNVVSNASCTTNCLAPIVKVLNDSFGIIKGTMTTTHSYTGDQRILDASHRDLRRARAAAINIVPTSTGAAKAVALVLPELKGKLNGIALRVPTPNVSIVDCVVQVEKSAIAEQVNDAFKEASEGALKGILGYNDLPLVSSDYRGTDYSSIADASLTMVMGGDMVKVVAWYDNEWGYSQRVVDLAELVAQKWQS; encoded by the coding sequence GTGATTAGAGTAGCGATCAACGGGTTTGGACGCATTGGACGTAACTTCTTGCGGTGCTGGCTGGGGCGCGAAAGCAGCCAGCTTGAGGTGGTTGGAATTAATGACACCTCAGATCCCAGAACGAATGCCCATCTCCTGAAATACGATTCGATGTTAGGGAAATTGGATGCAGAGATTAGTGCAGACGAAAACTCCCTTACGGTTAATGGCAAAACCATCAAGTGCGTTGCAGATCGCAATCCCTTAAACTTGCCTTGGGATGCTTGGAATGTTGACCTGATTATCGAGTCTACCGGAGTGTTTGTCACCGAAGAAGGAGCCTCCAAGCACCTACAAGCCGGGGCGAAAAAAGTCTTAATTACAGCTCCTGGAAAAGGCGGAAATATTGGAACCTATGTGATGGGAGTCAACCATCACGACTACGAACACGACAAGCAAAATGTTGTGAGCAACGCCAGTTGTACGACCAACTGTTTAGCGCCCATCGTTAAAGTGCTAAACGATAGCTTTGGTATCATCAAAGGGACGATGACCACAACCCACAGCTATACCGGAGATCAGCGCATTTTAGATGCCAGTCACCGGGATTTGCGGCGGGCAAGAGCAGCAGCCATTAATATCGTTCCAACCAGCACCGGAGCGGCGAAAGCCGTTGCTTTGGTGTTACCGGAATTGAAAGGAAAACTCAACGGGATTGCATTGCGGGTTCCCACTCCCAACGTCTCGATTGTAGACTGTGTGGTTCAGGTGGAAAAAAGCGCGATCGCAGAACAAGTGAACGATGCGTTCAAAGAAGCTTCTGAAGGCGCACTCAAAGGAATTCTCGGCTACAACGACTTGCCTTTAGTCTCTAGCGATTACCGAGGTACGGATTACTCTTCTATCGCCGACGCGAGCCTAACGATGGTGATGGGCGGCGATATGGTGAAAGTTGTCGCTTGGTACGATAACGAATGGGGTTATTCCCAGCGTGTTGTCGATTTGGCAGAGTTAGTCGCCCAGAAGTGGCAATCGTAA
- a CDS encoding Uma2 family endonuclease, whose amino-acid sequence MVASPPTYAITWEILPDDFLLPNDPVDNINQPTLAAALTESLQLANKLPETALTPTNYGICAVINRKVSVKAPDWAYIPHISVDRSQIVRSYTPQLQGDIPTLVLEFLSDTEGGEYSVKETYPPGKFFFYEQILQVPNYGIFEPKTGTLEMYRFGDTKRYRLESANDRGQFWIPEMQIFLGVWQGQRENRDGYWLRWWDEEGNLLLWGSEQVEQERQRTEQERQRAERLAAQLRAAGIEPEKY is encoded by the coding sequence ATGGTTGCCAGTCCCCCCACATACGCTATTACTTGGGAAATCTTGCCCGATGACTTTCTACTCCCCAACGATCCTGTGGACAACATCAATCAACCCACCCTTGCAGCCGCATTAACAGAAAGCTTGCAATTAGCAAACAAACTCCCAGAGACTGCCCTAACTCCCACTAACTACGGCATTTGCGCTGTAATTAACAGGAAAGTTTCCGTGAAAGCTCCCGACTGGGCGTATATTCCCCACATTAGCGTCGATCGCTCCCAGATTGTTCGCTCCTATACGCCGCAACTTCAGGGGGACATCCCAACTTTAGTTTTAGAATTTTTGTCCGATACCGAGGGGGGAGAATATTCAGTAAAAGAAACTTATCCCCCAGGTAAATTCTTCTTTTACGAACAAATTTTGCAAGTGCCGAATTACGGAATTTTTGAACCCAAAACCGGCACCCTAGAAATGTATCGTTTTGGGGACACAAAACGCTATCGATTGGAATCGGCGAACGATCGAGGGCAATTTTGGATACCGGAAATGCAGATTTTTTTGGGCGTATGGCAAGGACAGAGGGAAAACCGCGATGGTTACTGGCTGCGCTGGTGGGATGAAGAAGGAAACTTACTATTGTGGGGATCGGAACAAGTCGAGCAGGAACGCCAACGCACCGAGCAAGAACGCCAACGTGCCGAGCGTTTAGCGGCTCAACTACGCGCAGCAGGAATTGAACCAGAGAAGTATTGA